In Ornithodoros turicata isolate Travis chromosome 1, ASM3712646v1, whole genome shotgun sequence, the DNA window ATTGTAGTCGGCATCATATTGGACAAGAAAGAACGGCGCGTCGCTCATACGTCATGATTCCTGAAGACATGCACGTCCTAAAATTTCGGTACGGAGGTGTCCATTCTCTCACCAAGCGCGAGAGATGAACAGTGCCTTCGTAACCACTTTAAATCATTGGCAAGTGGCACCGAAAGCACTCTAAACAACTTGTCATCTCGGACATTTGATGTTCAATGCGATTAGTAAACCCATTTTTCAGCTACAaggtggaaaaaaagaagtccCACAGTTTCTGCCTGCAATGTTTTTGCTTGCTCgctttttcgtttttcccacGGAACATGTTTTTAATAGGGTGTTTAGCATCACTCAATTAATCCACGAGGCTGTTCAAGAGACCACTCATCAGAAAGTGTGACCTTACACGTCCTGCCAAAGAGGTCACCGTTAGTCCAAGTAATTGATGAATGACCAAATTACTTCTCCTTCTGTATCAGCAAAAGGATGCGACCTTTCTATTTATGGCTAAACATTTCAATTGAAGAATGTCGGTCGATAAAAAGGCACCAGCGATGGGATTCCTGGTCAGTGATGCTACCTGCTACTACACGATCATGCTAGCTGCACCCTCTCATCAATGTACCAAGCCATGCTAGGAAACACAGGGACACCATCAACACATCCTCTCTTACATTCACGCAGACAAACACATTTGTAGCAGACAGGCAGCATCTCATGTAACGTCATCGTAGCTGAGGCAGTGAAAGACAACACTTAAGGCTCAACACTACATTTCCCAATGTGGGACCACCACCTGGACTATGTCCACTAGGAGCTGGCAACATCTTCCACCTtgtatctgaaaaaaaaacaaaaaaaaacaaggcgtcATCACATATTAATGCTTGCCATCTCAATTTGCACGATATTACAGTGGCAAACCCTCGCGGCCCTGTCATAGAGGGTATGCAAGCACAGTATCACATGGGCCAGGAGATACGTGCCAGCTGCAGCAGCGGGCCATCCAAACCCCTGCCTAGGCTTTACTGGCTTATCAACGGCAAGCAGGTAAGTTACGTTTCACCGGCTTCCTGTCGGGTGGCACAAGAAGGGACGCACATACGCACGTAATACGCTACATAGGCATtctgagaaaaatgtaagacgTAGTGGAGACAGTACGCGCATTGATTTAAAAGTTCTCTACGTAAAATTAATGATCCCATCGATGGAAGTTGAAGGACCCATCGAAGGATCCATCAGGTCATAgcgcctgatttctccctgaattctcGCGCGTAAATAGCACCTGATTTTTCCCTCCCAAACCTGGAAAATTGTAAAGCCCCAAAACGCGGAACCCCATGTATGCGCAACAACAAATAGGTGCCCTTTCAAGAGGACAGTAAGATGATTCGCAGAAAAGGGAAGAGGAAACCCTAGGCATTGGATGTTTTCCAAGTAAACCTGGGTAAAACTGCCCCTCCGTGTCAAATACGTAGTATCACTAATACTGTACCCTGTTCAACGACTCCAATATCAGGGTTCCCTTAGGCAAAGATGGAGAAAGCCTGcattataattagggcctgactttttcgggttttatttttggccaaattcggggggtaaatatcgggtgatatttttcatttgaaaattcgggtgtattcgggttaaatcccgttacggcatgttctgtcgtcaggaattcgggtgtattcgggtgatctttttgtttaataaaaatttgtcttaacatggaactaatgtttagcaatgttatcaaacctTATCTTAATGCatgcttatgagtgtgccacgcgacccggatgttttcgggtagattcgggttaaacccgaattttacagatttcgttcggggggtaaatatcgggcggatacgggtttaaccctaaaaagtcaggccctaattataatgGATGCTTCGCACGTTGATAAACGAAAGGGTTTTGCACGATGGATGGCAATCTTGGCACGAAAGGAAACAAATCCCACCAAACAATCATCGGGGCATGGCTTCTTTTGCTCAGCTCTCGGTTACTGGAACATATATAAATCCAAATTGCCGTTAAATTTTAACGgtatcctttctttctttttttccttctttttttggtAAATTCGAAAACCCAAAATTATACTGGCCAGAACCAGAACCATActtggcccagaagaagaacagtctctgttcgaaatatcggcggctgctgtcctgaggcaacgcccttcctacatctctaccggttcgctggatttctacccatctacagaACCACACTCATTTGTTATGCCCTGCCTGATTATGCTTGTCTGAATGATCCCGTCTTAAAATGTAATGTACGGAGGAAATGTCTTTTTACAGCCGGATGCAGACGTGTCGCAGGGAGTGGCGCTGACACGAAATTCGCAAGAATTGGAAACTGGCACAATCAACATAACACTGAAGGCAGACAAAGCAAACTTCATCAACGGCGTCATGAACCTGACGTGTGTAATGCATATTCGAGGCCTCCCCGAAATGGAAAGAAAGTCCTCCGTGAGGATGATTACTTTGGGCTATGCCTCGGGTATGGCgactttcatttttttctctgTAGAGCACAACGATATGTTAAAGAATATATTTGTCCCAGATTTTTTGGCAGGTAATTTACGAGCAGGGTCAGCCAGACTCTCGGTTCCCACAGTCGTCGTCCATGGTCAGGGGTTTTGGTTGAACTGCACTGCCGAAGGGGCTCACACCTTTGTTTGGCACAAGGACAACCAGCCGTTCTATCGGGACACCCCGGGCGCCCAGCGTCCCACACTGCACCAAAGCCCGCAGGGTGTTCACGTTAACGTGAGTATGTTGACGCTGTGTGTTGTCTCCCAGTGCAAAAGGGCTGCTTATTCTCCTGCCCGACGACCCGCAGAAATGAATCTGTTTTTGTTTGGCGTTCAGTGGCAGACGTTGCTAACAATGTGTCCATGTCTGTGTATGCACGCGAGcaacatcctcacggaagattctagtggaagaaaaagcaaaaacactcaTAGAGACGAAGGCCCGTCCCatgttatgtgagcattcacacggtgtggaatatcgggagtggcgtacagcgtacttagcagacgacactttgcggacgacgccgtcagcgtctctcctgtcgtctgctacggaatatcttgtgactgtgttgcaggatattccccacggttagcagtgtaggTAAACACTGGACATTGAGCACTCGCGCTTAGTCGCGGGGTGGCGTACAGcatacttagcagacgacactttgcagACGATGCCGTCAGCGTctctcctgtcgtctgctacggaatatcttgtgactgtgttgcaggatattccccacagtTAGCAGTGTAGGTAAACACTGGACATTGAGCACTCGCGCTTAGTCGCGGGGTGGCGTACAGcatacttagcagacgacactttgcagacgacgccgtcagcgtctctcctgtcgtctgctacggaatatcttgtggctgtgttgcaggatattccccacggttagcagtgtaggTAAACACTGGACATTGAGCACTCGCGCTTAGTCGCAGGGTGGCGTACAGcatacttagcagacgacactttgcagacgacgccgtcagcgtctctcctgtcgtctgctacggaatatcttgtgactgtgttGCAGGATACTCCCCACGATTAGCAGTGTAGGTGAACACTGGATGTTGAGTGCTCGCGCTCAGAAGGCTACGACATTTCTCGACTCCTCCGCTACcgcggggaatgtcgctcgtgtgaatacacagtgtTTGACCATCAAAATATGTATTGCGGTTAATGTTTATGCATAAATATTTTCTCCGTACCTGCTGGGCAGCCTTTTTGGACCCAAATGGACAATTTGATGCTTTTCAGACATAGTGATTTTGGCTTCCTTTGTTCTGCTGCTATGCTTATTCTGTGAACTGCTTCTGCATTCAAATTAGTCAACTCGAAATGTACTATGCACGCTTGCATTGAACACAGTCGAGTTAAGTGAGAAACCAAATTCACCCACTGAAATTAGCGCAAGTAGCAATGGCAGACACGATAGCTCTCCAAGTTAATTTCATTTAAGCAACGTATTCATCTCTTTTCTAAACATTTTCGATGCGTAGCTCACCAGCGGAAAAATTAGTCACCCGGCAAGTGTACCGTATTTCCTGAGATAAAGTACAGTAGTTCTGCTCCATAAAAAATACCCCTGGGATGGCAGACATCAAAAGTTTTGTCAGTTATATATGGAGTACTCAAAAATTTTTCAGCTTCCAGACCTGTTTCAGTAAATGAAAACTTAAAAACCACTCTCCTCTCTAAGTTGCCAATACCATATCATGCCATTTTTCTGAGCTTTCTGAGAACCACAGTGCCTCTGAAATAAACTCTAGAAGGCATTTTTGCTAAAACTGAAACAAGAAAGTTGCATGCTATGCTTTGAAATCATAAAAGTGCAACAAAGTAAATATCGTAGGAACCAAAATAGCGTTTAATGCGGGCGATTTGGTTAATTCCAACACCATTCATTGCACGGGAGGGTCCATTGAGCTGACTTAAGAGGGAATAGAGTTTCTAGATCGCAGGTTCACACCAAGTGTGAGCGCCCCCACGTAGTCTGACCTTGATGGAATTGACTCTTGACCTCGTTGTGTTCTCTTATCCTCGCTACCCTTGGTTAACCTCGTTCTCTACCCCTGTACGTTTTGCTGTGCATTAAACTCTTATTAACCTCTCTTTAAAGTATCTTTAAACTCTGTTGAAACCCTCTCATTAAACCACTCTCCTTAACCCCGTTACCCCGGATGGCCTCGTTGCGTTCTCATATCCTCGTTGCCCTTTATTAACCTCCTAGCTACGCTTTGTTAGCCTCATTTTCTCCCCCTGTATGTTTGGTGCGTATTAAACTATACTCTTTGCTGGATCGTGAGTCTGTCGTGTGTCCTTCTCGTCCCATCTTTTCGTTTCCCTCAAACTCGAGGCAATGTTACCGTCATTGAAATGAATCATTTGGTAGAAGGCggttgtgtgtatgtgtatcaTGTTCTTGACCCCTCCCGCAATCATGAATAGTATTGTAGGAACGTTcgaactactacaaaactatggAAACTCTCGCGCACACGAGGCTTAGCAGACCATATACAGACCATTACAAATGTTAAGACTGCAGAGGTTTTTCAATTTTCGCAATTTATCGATGAACGCAGAGAAAAATAAGATGAGTCTGCCATTCTCAAAATGCCACAGGTGAGCCAGCGACAGTGACCAGAATAAGCACCCAGCATTGAAAAGGAAGCAAACTGTAACCACAACGAGACAGTAACTCTTACGGTTTTCCATGCAGCATACCATTTCACACGGAGGTCATGTCTACATGGATACTTCTGACCTTGATACCGAAGGCATTTATATGTGTAAAGTGATATTGGGTGAAGTTCGCACCAGACAACTCGAAAAAAAGGTTCAAGTATACGGTAAGCGTAATATTTTTTGGGGCGCTGAATGGAGCTGTGGTATACGCTTATCTCCAGTTTCCACTTATCGACGCCTAACATATCACTTGCGGGCGGTGGGTGCAGACGTCCGTCGTCGTGAGAGAAGCATAGGGCCAAATTTGATGTGCCAAACTTTCTCCACAGTGCGTGCGAGAGCTTGCGAGACTTCTCCGTCAAGGAAATGGCGTTGCCCAAAACCACACCTTTTTTTCTGCTAATTTTCGCCCCTGTCATTGCCGATACCCTGGCGTTTGAACCGTTAAGAGCATTAAAAGTAGGAAGCACAAGCATCGAAACAAGACGAGCTGCATGCACTATAGACGCACTCATTTTAAGGCAAAGTAACCAACGAACTATCCCACCGTAACACAAAGCAGCAAACTGAAGAAACATGCTCTCTCTATCTCTCGGCATCACCGCTCGCGCTGTGACATCGTGTTGGATGTCACCATTTTTGCAATAAGGCGTTACTTATGGAGATTGTGTTACTCTTGTGTACATAATATTtaaagcctgaagttttagggtttaacccgtttcttccccgaatttgcaccccgaatcgaaGGTTCCCATCGGAAGGAGGCAATAATGTAGGAAGGCAAAAATCGGGTAGGCTAACGTGCGCTCTAAATTCGCgcgaattcggggagaaatctggctcagttactcaaactaactgtacgggtttggtacaaactgtgatctaactgcatttgctgccaaacaagttagtgtgcgttcctacagacatctcagtgagggcaatttgccgagTGAAAaaacgggttaaaccctaaaacttcaggctctaatcacGAGTCATTCCGAAACTGGGCATGCAGCCTTTGACTTGCGTCATCCAAAACAACGGGCACTTGTGGGTCAGAAGGACCACTCGCTCAACCTCAGGCACACATAACATCCACGTAGAGTGTTTGCCTCCTATCTGCGCGAAAAAATCTCGGTGATTGTCTTGCGAATTGTCTTACTAACGAGGAGAATGTAGATGGGGAGGGAACGGTTCCCAAGCAAAATGGCCATATGTCATTTTGCGTGTCATATTACTACCGAGGATGCCGAGGATATTACCGCAAGAGGATGTCATATTACCGAGGTTAGACTGTAAGTAGGGCCTGaatttttagggttaaacccgtatccgcccgatatttaccccccgaacaaaatctgtaaaattcgggtttaacccgaatctacccgaaaacaaccgggtcgcgtggcacactcataagcgtgcgttaaaatacagtttgataacattgctaaacattagttccatgttaaggcAAATTTTtgttaaacaaaaaaaaatcacacgaATACAcccaaattcctgacgacagaatatgccgtaacgggatttaacccgaatacacccaaattttcaaatgaaaaatatcacccgatatttaccccccgaatttggctaaaaataaaacccgaaaaagtcaggccctaactgtAAGGTACCTCGTAAGACTGAGGAGGAGCTAGAACGACTGCCCTGCCAGGGCACTGGCCGTCGTCTCACGGCGCCGTGACATATGTTGATGCTCCGCTCAGGAATCAAGACTCGTGAAGAACTAGAACTTTATATAGCATCTGTtccatggttcccactggtccctgaaaacccttgattttgcatctttttctaCTCTCGTGGAGCTGTTAGTGCAAGTTCTGCTTATCCGGAGTCAGAACTATAGGCGTTAGCACTCGTTGCAGTATGAATCAGCAGCAGAAACCAGCCATGAAGAGAAATGGAACGGCGCTTCGCATTGTATTGATCAACCTTCCTTTCTGTCCTGTCATCTTTAGCACTCAGGAGTCGCCAGTCACATTTGCGAACGGACCACTATTGTGCATTCCCCATGGATTCTCTTTTGGCATACCCGTAGCTtatataaatatttttgtgaaatGTTGAAGCCCCGATCATAAGCCGCGTTTTACAATATCAGAGGCGAAAAGATGGCTGAGCCTTAAAGGTCCTTGAAGGTGCTATTGTCTTTGAAAGGACTGCAACCTAGGGGTGTGGATGGGCTCATGAGCGTACATTTGCCTGTGTTTGCTGACGTTTCAGTGCTGCCAGAAGGTCCTCCTACGCTTGAAAATGTGAATCCCATCTACAAGATGGGCGATATAGTGAAAGCCAAATGCAGAAGTGGGCCATCAAAACCAGCAGCCATCCTCACGTGGTACGTGGACGGCGTTAAGGTAAGATCGTCGGCTGGGAATTGCTGGGCATTTTTAGAAACGTCGTAGTCAATTATTATCACTTCATAGACATGTTGTACTCGTGTAAAAGTGACATTTTAGCTGTAGCGAAAGACAAAGGGATGtaccaaagtgcaaagttggggtagttggtgtgacaTTAGCCACGCCGGGGTTGTGAAGTCCAGCATAAGAGGCCTTTCGTAAAATGTGACACATCTTTGGTTTATAAAATCCCTTTGACCTGCGGCAAGTACTATATAGGGCAGACTGGAAGGTGTCTTAATGTTAGGTTACTTGAACATGCGGCTGCACTAAAAAACACGCCCAGTGGTCACCTTGCACTACATGTAAGGGATTGCGGTTGTACACCGTTATTTGACCGCACGTGCACGCTTGCCAAGCATCCCAATCAGACAGTGAGGGAGATACACGAGGCCTTCAACATTTTTCAGCATGGTCCCGATTGTGTTAGCTCCCCTTCAATAGCCTTGTCTTCTGCGGAATGTGGTTATCTAAATGACAGTCGCACAGATCGTGATATCGCCGTTTGAGTGTGCTAACCCTGCTGTCATTGCTGTTGACGTCATCATATCTTGTAGTTCTGATgtttttttgttccttgcattaaatttcgtcagttgagagtaagctgtttctgttgtcgtgtctcctactttgtccgacgtcccccttggcagcctaaactagtaataACAAAGGGATGGTTTGACCGGTGTCAGGAACTGATCTTTCATGGATCAGGCAAACCTGTCAGatttgtttgatttgtgactTTCAGAATACTAGGCAAGGGGGTGAACAATCCTCGGAAATTCTGGTTTGATTTTAAGGAAAGTCAGATCTGTCTATAATAGTGGTAACTTGGAAAgtgtttgaaaaaaaagaaacagtgaaaATGTACAAAATTTCATTGCAAACAATGTAGCAGACAATTCAGCTAAAAGGCAATGGAGAAGACACCCGAAAAGTTGTTTTCTCACCTTGATACCTGGAAAGGGGGACAAAGCACTCAGAAAGGTCACAATGTAGCTATCCACATTTCCATTTTCAGGTGACCTCACTGTTAACtttttgctgtcgtctgctaccccATTTACATAACAAGTTTGCATACTCATGGATGAAATGTTTTCATTGCTCTCTGTTTTAACAGAACTGTTGAGGCTCTTGAATTCTCTCTCTGTAGACTTGTAGGAGTGTCAATAGCATGTTATTAGTCGGCACGGGGACCCTGAACACTGCTATCTTTTTCACAATAGCGCTCAATATTTATTGAGATACTTGCAGGTGGAAAATGAAAATGTGTCCCTGGACCAAACTCCCGCAGACGAAAGCAGAACCTTCGAAAGTTTTAGCACACTGACCATGCTGCTTGAGCCCAGTATAATGACAAATGGCTCGCAACTGCTCATCAGCTGTACTGCTCAGATCGGAACAATTTATGCGGAAACATCCGAACAGCGGCTCACTGTCTTGCAGCCGCAGGAATGGGCACTGTATTACGGTATGATATATGTACTGCTTTTCTTAGGCCCGATtcattttcaaaatttccgaGGTATAGTTGTAAGTTCTGCACAGTCATTGGGGATGGGAATCCATACCAGTGAAACCTGAATAATGTCATGAATACGTAGCACAAAAGATCCATCTTTTTGTAAAATCTTATCATAATCTTTCAACTTAATCGTTTTACTTGAGTCGTTCAACTTGAATCATCTTACTGTTCCTTTGAAGAATAACATGACTGATTTAGACACACAAGTGACACTTAAGAGCACACTTTGGCAAACCCAGTTTTGAACGGAAAGTTGCCGCTTAGAATCGCGGTAAAAATGCGGTGCATAGAACCCTTGTATACAAAGCAGATTTCTCGTTTTGCACCTTCTCAAGGATAGCGCTGCATTTATACTAGCATACCAGACCGTGCGAATGAACGTTTAATTACGTTGACTGCATCCGAACTCACCCAATAACAACGTGAAGCTCATTTTAACATTGTTTCTCTTTCTAGCTGGTAATTCAAGCAAATCTGTTCTCCCGAATTATTCGCTGTGCGTCGGCATTTTGTTGACTTTGTACAGCGTACTCAGCAAAAGCGACGGCAGCTTCCATCGGCACTGATGACTGGTTGTGTACGTGATATACAAAGCCAGGGTGGCTTTTGTGCATCACAAGTGGTTGaaggtttgtgtgtgtgtgtgtgttgtgtgctaTGGCATTTTCCTAAGCAAGGAATTTGAAGCCAATCGTTAGGACAAGGTTGTGAAAAAGGTCTCCACACCCTTCAGTATTCTGTTTGTGTGGCAGAGTGCTCATTTTTCGTTTTCATCATTAATTAACCTTCGTTACACTTCACCCCATTTTCATGAAGACCGCTCTCCAAACTCTCTTCCcggggaagagaaaaaaaaaggacttgCAAGGAACGAGCAGTGTTTGCTGTTATCGATGTGAAGAAATGGGGGGGGTCCCTGCTTTTCTCTTATTGGCCTACGTGCACACGTTAAGAAGTGAAAGTTCCGACGAGCTCGTAAAACAAAACCAACATACATACACGTGTATACTGGGCATTTTTTAAAATCCTTTACAGTAACTCAACTGCAAGATCAACATCTGTGCTTTTCTCATATCTTTTTCGTATAAAATCTGtaaaggattaaaaaaaaaaaaaaaagaaaaacaccctgtatacactcATCACACATACAGCAAAAATAAGCTGGGGCTATCTGACTGCACATGAAatacaatcccagctgtggacagCCGTTTCATCTTTTTGGGCAGCTTGTCGCCACAGTGCAGGAAAGTGACATGCTTTAGGGTCACCTAATACTGTTTCACGCATTTTGGCCacatttctttcattttcgGCATACGTTTTCATGGTGCATGACGCTCAGCGCCATGGCTTCCTGGTGGTCATTTTGATCACCGATGTTGTTTGTAGCTCAAAGCATTCGATATATTCACGAGCTTGCTTCCACACTTCTGTTTTATTCATGGTGAAAGgacttgttttgtttgttgccGTGAGAACAAgcttgtttcctttcttttattccTATCGTTTTTATCTGTTGCATCCGTcacgttttatttatttgcattttTGTGAGGTCACAAGTCAGCCCTGAAATACTGGCACTGCCACAAGTGAGTTATCTAGAATGTGCTTTCAGTTCTGCTCATCTAGTGTCAAAACATTcccacatttaaaaaaaaaaacttgattttttaaaaaatgtcaaTGCAAAAGTTTACCAGGCTGTGGAATGTTGAAGATgtgcatatatatataaaatataaagAAGACTGGTGTGCAACCTTACGCTGTGTGTGCGAAAACTGGTTGCGActagagatttttttttttttttggcaacgTGAAGTGCAGCAAAGTTCAGTTGGTCGTGTCAGTTACAATGCCTagtttaatttttttaatttaatttttaatttttttagttTAATCTAGTTTAATTTTCCTGTTGTCACATACTGTTTCTGTGGACTCGACAAGCAATCGTATCCACTAGTGGCAATGTTATGGGTAGCCTTTACTGTGCTAGCATTGTCAATGATTCATCTGGTTCTTTAATGAATTCTTTATTCGTGGGTCGATCGTAGACGAGGTAAGGCCGGAATTAAGAGGGCTTGTGGAGCAGACAGACTGTGCAGTAAAACCTGTTTGAACAATGaactgttttttcttttttcctagaTAACTCAGCTTAGCTGTTAGAACAATCAAGCACCCATGTTCGCACACTCGTTGTTACAAGCAGACCCCCATCAAACTGTTCAATGAAGTTACAGGACAAAATGCTGTGCCAGCCAAACTGGGCTAAGCAGAATGGAAGGCATGCTCAGTAGCACCCTTGAAGCAGTGGTTGAACCagaataccccccccccccccccaaaaaaaaaacaccttttTCTCTGTACTACTGTTACAACTTAACTGTTCCACCAATTTTTTGGAACACCTCCCCAAGCTTGCGGTTCCGGGTTAAACTACTGCCTTGAAGACGTTTATTGAGATTGCCGGTACAACGTGTACTGTCTTGTAATGTTTGAAAAGGGCCGGAGAAAACAACAAAtctgcaacttttttttttttttaagtttcctGTTAGCACCGTGTACAGATGGAGTGGGAGATGGGGGGAATCTGCAACCACCACTCTGTCATTCTCGAGAGTTGTTCTGTGAGTTTTGGCTTGTGACAAACCCGTGTAATGGTCCTCGTGATTTTTGTTAGATGTGGTTTCGATGTTCTGTGCAATGTCCACGAGTTATGTGATGCAccaactttcttttttgctaccTGTCACAGCTGTTTTAAGAATGTAAAAACTGGCAAACGTTCCGGCTAGCTCCTTTCCAACAATGTCACCGTCTTCTCCAGCCCACAGCAGCAAGATTTTCAAAAACATGTGCAGGGATATGCAATTTgtaaatttttattttgttactCGTTGAATAAAGGGAGCCCCGACTGGCTTAATAACTATCGCTCTTTAATTACGTGACTAATTGCGAGAGTTGTGGCTGACAGTTTATtggtagggagtgactttttcgggttaaacccgatttctccccgaattccagtcactataaAATCCtcgagtgacgtttccactgaagacgaacaaaggtcgccacatgtaacacatgtaagaatgggtcacttacgttcccagcaatacacccgtgtgtgtcaatactgtctatgccttcggggattaccgctggaaggtcacgatcccgcaaaaaaacaaaaataaaaaagagagtAGGAAATGACTTAACACCACAAGGCACAATTACTTCAACCCCCGCATACTCCCGTTTTTGGCCGCTGTGGATTGTGCAACAGATGACATGGTAGGGGTCCAATTCCTGCCACTGGTACTTAATGACCTTTTTGTCAACTGCCATTCTCGGAAACGCTTGCAAACCGGACGCTAGTGAAGCTGATGCGTTGTGTTTGTCCCAATTGTTgattcagcctctgcaatttaaGTTACTAAACGGCATGCGCCCTTGTACAAGAATGATGACCATAAGCTGACCTCGAGCACGCGAGAGGGGTCTATAATCTGCGCACCCTCCAGGAACGAGTCAACTCCTTCAAAGAGCTCATAAGTGAAGACAGACTGATCAATGAAGCAGCTGAGCAATGCTAAGTTGCTCCTTTGACAAATATCACCAGACGCTACGTCTGGTGAGCAACTTTTAGCTGGCATCCATGTCTGGGTTACCAACTCATCTACCAAGGCCAGCACCTCGCTTTGTACGCAGCCACTGCTGTATGCTCCCGTTGGGCTTCTGGGTTTGAACGCTGGGCTCGGTGCCACAATAGAAgatgcttagacacgccgtctgcCATGAGGGATGTTCAACATGGGGCGCAGAAATTTTAGCACACGTTAATTAAGGAATACTAGAGTGGGGAGATTAATTCACGATGTAAAGCCTAAACTTATTACCTATTTCGTCCGTTTAAAATATTGACAATTCAACGCAAAGCACTTCCTTCTACCTATTGTCACCAGGTGGCTGGATTTTCCTTACATCAAGTGTCAGAAGTTGAATTTTTGTGATGAGCTCATGAGACAAACAGTACGGCCCTTTATTGGTTCTTGTCCTAGCATGGAAGACCCTGTCTTGCGGCAATACTGTCATCAATACATCATTCACTGCAGGTGCTAATGCAATGCACACAATCACAGATGCAGAAGCTAGCAGTACAACACAATTGAAATAGGTAGAATACTACTA includes these proteins:
- the LOC135377351 gene encoding uncharacterized protein LOC135377351; protein product: MSRVYFVLCVTVTSIIIWLPNTMTSVRILGRHMVLRGESIWLNCTAESINQVWWYKDNILFYTFERGAEPSTHVFSVPGVYVDQTKSREGSVLLLYTDRQTEGTFLCDIAAAPGHLPQRAHLHLQVVVANPRGPVIEGMQAQYHMGQEIRASCSSGPSKPLPRLYWLINGKQPDADVSQGVALTRNSQELETGTINITLKADKANFINGVMNLTCVMHIRGLPEMERKSSVRMITLGYASDFLAGNLRAGSARLSVPTVVVHGQGFWLNCTAEGAHTFVWHKDNQPFYRDTPGAQRPTLHQSPQGVHVNHTISHGGHVYMDTSDLDTEGIYMCKVILGEVRTRQLEKKVQVYVLPEGPPTLENVNPIYKMGDIVKAKCRSGPSKPAAILTWYVDGVKVENENVSLDQTPADESRTFESFSTLTMLLEPSIMTNGSQLLISCTAQIGTIYAETSEQRLTVLQPQEWALYYAGNSSKSVLPNYSLCVGILLTLYSVLSKSDGSFHRH